From one Streptomyces chromofuscus genomic stretch:
- a CDS encoding DUF2243 domain-containing protein encodes MATTAPRAGTARAPASLRLPGLVLGVGLGGFVDGILLHQLLQWHHMLSSTNTDNVGIRYYDPKTVPGLEMNTVWDGLFHTVCWIAVLLGLAVLYSRETHDRRRVWTSRVLWGWILAGWGLFNLVEGVVDHHVLGIHHVYAGDGQIWWDIGFLVLGALLVAGGWLLQRGGRAFDPETPGAGQGHGNG; translated from the coding sequence ATGGCGACGACCGCACCCCGGGCGGGCACCGCTCGGGCGCCGGCGAGCCTGCGACTGCCGGGGCTGGTGCTCGGGGTCGGGCTCGGCGGCTTCGTCGACGGCATCCTGCTGCACCAACTGCTCCAGTGGCACCACATGCTCTCCAGCACCAACACCGACAACGTGGGTATCAGGTACTACGACCCGAAGACGGTCCCGGGCCTGGAGATGAACACCGTCTGGGACGGCCTCTTCCACACCGTCTGCTGGATCGCCGTGCTGCTCGGTCTCGCCGTCCTCTACTCCCGGGAGACCCACGACCGCCGCCGCGTGTGGACCTCGCGCGTGCTGTGGGGGTGGATCCTGGCCGGCTGGGGGCTGTTCAACCTCGTGGAGGGCGTCGTGGACCACCACGTCCTGGGCATCCACCACGTCTACGCGGGTGACGGCCAGATCTGGTGGGACATCGGCTTCCTGGTCCTCGGCGCGCTGCTGGTCGCGGGCGGGTGGCTGCTCCAGCGCGGCGGGCGGGCCTTCGACCCCGAGACCCCGGGCGCCGGGCAGGGACATGGGAACGGCTGA